The Fischerella sp. PCC 9605 genome includes the window AAATCCATAGCTAGCTACTGTTCTGGCGAAATTTGAGTAATTTGATTTATCAACATTTGCACCTTGTAATAACAAAGCAATGGGAAAGGAGTGTTTGCCAGTTTTGATACCTGATGGTTTGGGAAAGTAAATATCGGCTATGTCGTTATTTGCAGAGATTGTTGTACTGTAGCTATCAACATCTTTAAATATAGGAGCAGGACTGTAGGTCGTAGCCCTAGCTGTTTCCCCAATACCCCAAACAATCAATGCTGTACTAGCGGAAGCTACTGACAAAGCTTTTAAGGAAGCCACAGAAAAAACTCCTTGGCGTAAGTATATTTATTGATAAGATTTTTAGAGATTATCTAAAATAACAGCACTATAGACAAGTATTTTTACCAAAAAATCACAATCATACTCTCCTTGTATAGACAATAAAATCATTGCTCAAGATTACAGCGATCGCACTCTGAAAAGGATTTGATGCTTCTCAGACATTCTCTCGGCTCAGTACAAAGATTTTTCTCTTAGCAAAGTGATAAAAGAGAGATATTCGCAAAAAGAGGGATAATGATTTTTGTGGTTAATAGTGAGGAGATTTTTTAAAAGCAGTGACATTACAGGAGGTTGAGATGGGCCATCTACTTTACAAAAACTCATTGTCATACAAAGGATATCTCATCATTCCCTTTGTGTTTGGCAAAGCAGATACTTACGAAATTTATTCGTATAAATTGTTGTCAGAAATTGGACGTAAAAGCCGATTTCACAAAGCAGAAAATCCAGCACAGATGTATGGCAGTAGCATCAGTAATGTTCTTGATATTGCCAAGGAACACATTGACAAAAATTTAGAGTTTGTCAGCCAAGGTGATAGTTTTAAATATCGCTACGTTTACCGTAACAATTTAATCATTGTCTATCGTGAATCTGGTAAATATTTTTACGACCATTATCCGCCAGACTCATTGAATAATATTGCAGCGCCCAGAGTCTTCACATCAGAATATGAATGTTTGAAGTGGATCAAACAGGGACTTGATGGGTTGAATGTCAAACAAAAAGCAAGATAACAGTACCTAATCTTGAGGAAAAAATTCGGGGGTGTGCCAAACACCCCATTCCTCCAAGAGGCGATGTTACGGCAACCAAAAATCTGGCAAAACAGACTTGCTCACATAACTTACTGTTCTATTAATTGTTCTTGCCAATTGAATATGGGGTTCATCAGCTTCAACGGGTAAAATCTTCGCTGGCATACCTTCTCCCAAGTAAGAAATTACCTGATTTGCCGCTTCCAAACCTGTAACATAAGCTTTTTCCTGCGACCAAGAACCGTGGCGGTTAATTATCCAATCACCACTCATAAATACATTCTTAAAACTGGTTTTAGCTGGTAACATATAGCGATAGCTACCAGGTGCAAAGTGAGTCACTGCCTGCGGTAAACGAATTACACTGCTATCAACTACTTTTGCTTCTCGAAATTCCGGAATGCAAGTTGCTAAATAACGCTGCACTATCGTCACAATTTCCTTGTCTTCTAAAGCAAGAAATTGATTGGCATGATAAAAATCAACTTCCACAACTGTTCCCGATTCATGCTGATATTCATCATGTAGTGCATTCAAATCAAAAAACGTCCAGCCTGTAGTTGCATCAAAGCCAAAGCAAGCATTGGAAGGACGAGGAATATTAATTTTACGGTCAAACCACAGGCGAGTTGCTAAAACATCAATTGCCCCTAAATTAGATAAATTACGAAATTCTTCACGACTTTGCAAACTATGGCTATTTGAGACAATCTTTTTCATACCAGTGATGCCAACAGCAAAAATTACTGCGTCGGCATCAAACACTTCATCACCACAAACTACACCCGTTGCCCGATTATTGCTATCAATAATTAAGTCGGTCACTCGTTTATTGGCTAGTAACTTTCCCCCTGCTTTTTCGATGCGTTCTACCCAAGGGCGAAAGATTTTTTCCCCAACAGTGCCGCGACACCAAACTACATCAAAATCAGGTTGATGGGCCAGAATAAAAAAGTAAAGCATCCCTAAAGTTGCTGCGGCGGAACATTGTTCGCCAGGGGCAAACAAACCTACCAATAACATTGGTTCAAAAGCTTCGCTGTAAAGTCGCGCCGAAACCCCGAAATCTTTGAACAATTCTCGGGCTGTTACAAAGTCATAACGCCGCCAGGCTGCATCGGAATTATCAAAATCAATCACGGCGTAAAGTAAAGGCAAGGCACTCAGCCGAGCAATTAATGGTAGACGCTGAAAGTGAGTATAGAGAAAAGTTCCTAGAGGCGTGGGAAGTCTGGGTAAGTCTTGAAAAATGGGTGACTCAACTTCTAAACCTGCGGGAGAATATTGTGAGGAACGAGTCCAACTGGTGAAGGGATTAATTTCTAGTTCATTGATGAGGGCAAAAATATTTCTGTAAGGATACCAGAAGCCATGAATACCCGCTTCTACTGAACGTCCTCCTGAAGTTCTCCAACCTGCTACCAGTCCACCGGGGTAGGAACCTGCTTCAAGGAGTGTCACATCGTAACCTTGTTTTGCCAAGTGGTAGGTTGCACCTAATCCAGCCCAACCTGCACCAACAACTACCACTTTTTGATGTTGTGATGCCTCTATCATTCCAGCCTCCGGTTTTTGCAGTCTATTCATTAATTTAGACGAAGTTGGTTGCAGGGTTTGGGGATTAGAGCTTAGGGATTAGAAAAATTAAGGAATCAAAGTAATCCGCCTAGCTTACCAGCATCGTCTCAGACCAACCAAACATATAGATAGCTACGCTTGAAAACTGGGTAGAACTTTTTTGCTAACTATTGCCTGAGATAGTAATTAAACCGCTCTCGTAGTTGTTCAACCGTCAGGTTCTTAGTCCAGTACTCCACTAGGGCGTGACCAAATGCCCAAGCGTTGCGATCGCTTGCAGCAGGGTTTTCTAGTAATAGCGGCCACAAAGATAACAAGTCAAAGTTGAGCGAACCGTCTGTATTCAAAAGTGAAAATAGCTCATATGCCATCTGAAGCTTGCCAATCACAATCGGCAGCTGTTCGGCTGGTATTTTCTCTGCCAGCAGATTTGCCAGGGTGGGCGATCCGGTGGAAAGTGTGGAAATAAACTGGAGGACGGGACTTTTGAGCAGTGCAGTCACTCCTTGTGTAGTTGCCATCTGGAAGGTGTAGTGGTCGATGATTTTGGCAGCTGCGACGGTGCGGGCTTCCAAGTTACGCAAAAAGCGGGCAAGACGCAGCTGTTTAGCAGGTGCGATCGCATCTATCAGCGCCAATGATAGCGCGTCCATGTTCCAAGCAACTCGACCTGTTTTCACATCACCCGTAACAACAGGCAGAACTAAACTACTTAAGTCACCCAAAAGCTGAGCGCGAAAATTGGTTGCTTCCCGAATCGCAATTTCCTTGGGGCGATCGCCCCATTCCCAATCGTAAGGCGGCTCCCATTCGCGCATAGGACGCAGGCGATCCACTTGGGTAACGACCGTAATTACAGGCAAGTCTGCAACTTCCGCCTGCATATCTTGGAGAAAATCCACATCCATTTGCAGCGCTGGATCGAGGGCAGGAGTGACTAACAGCAGCAAATCTGCGTTAGTGGCATAATCAAGCACAAGTTCGCGTAAATCTGCACGGTTCACTTGTTCGTAACCAGGCGTATCCCAAAGTGTGAGTGTTTCTTCATCTGGAGTTTGCCAGTAATAACTCTGAATTTGATCGGTACTAGGTAATACATCAACTGCGGCTAGGTCTGCCTGAAACACCGTGTTAATCAAGCTGCTTTTTCCGGCTCCAGTTCGTCCCGCTAATAGAATATTGATGGGTTTTTGCTCAACTGCCGCAGCTGGTTGTGCTTGCGTCAGAATTTCTCGGAGAGTTTGGGTTTTAGTCTCGGGTAATTTCGGTGTGGTAACGGCAGATTCTGCTACTGGTAGAGTCATGCCTGCGTAGAGAGCGATCGCTTGCCGACATAAATTTCTGAGAGCAGCTTCTCGGAGTAGCTGACTCAAATTCACTAGCAGTTGCTGGTTAGCCTGGTTGCTGTAACGCTGACTGGCTAAGTTTGCTACTGCTGCTACTGGGTTGAGGAGCCACTGCGCCAAGTTCCAGGCTCGCATGAATTTACGGGCCGATGGTTCCAGTCTCTGGTAAATTTCGTATGCTTCGTATGCTTGCCCAACTGTAACCTGATTGAGGGCAGGGGATAACTTCTGCATCCACAGATCCAGGTCATTTACAGTCCCACGAATCAGTGCATAAGCTTGGGGAACGTAAATATTTAGCAGAGGGTATTTTACTTCCGGATGGTAGATTTGGGCAACGGCAACAACAAGATCCTGGCATCGCAGCCAAAAGGTTTGCCAGTCTTCCCAAATTGGGCGATCGCTCCTTGATGCTTCCAGGATTTCTTGCAGTACAGCTTCGGCTTGTTTGGTTACATCAGTTACCTCTCTTGGCGTTGTCTCACCTGCCGCAGATTCCAGTTCTTTGCTGACCTCTGCCATAACGGTCTCAACCTGTGTTACGACAGGTTGAGTCCATTTGACCAGTAACCAACGCCAGCCTACAAATAAGAGGATAAACACACCCCAGATCCAATTCAAACCCCACTCATGGATCTGCAATCCTGCTGCAACCAGTAAGAAAGTGATGATAAAAGCGATCGGGATTGCTAAGACGATCCATTGCCAAAGTTTTAAGCGTACCATTGCCCCATGCCTGCTTCAATGAGACTTCTTACACTCCTATTTTCGATCTAAAACTTTTGTGATGAGTGGTAGACTGCTTGGTTTAAGTAATATGACGAATAAGTGCGTTAAACTGCTGTGTGCGGTTTAACAAATATTATCTGTACGTACGGAGACAATTTATGCTCACATGGACTAATCAACCTTATGAATCAATGTGGAACCATATAAGGCTTTTGAAGTATTCCACAAACGTCAAAAAACTATTAACAGGGAAGCTGCTATCAAACAGAAATTTTTTCTTTAGCGATCAAGAACTTGTCGAACGCAAATCAAGACAAATAGCTTACGCAATATCCCAAGCTGATGAGTATTTCAAGGCAGCAGATAATGTATCAGAGATCACAAGCCCTCTCTTGTACTTTTATGGGATGCTTTCGTTAGTGAAAGCACTGCTTGTGGCAAACACCCAGAATCTTTTACTCGATGATATTAAATATCACGGCTTGTTTACACGTGCGATTAATGAAAATTTAAAAAAATATGTGGAAAGGGAGAATGAATGGTGTATTGAGAAAGAATTTGCCGTATGTAATGAAGGAGTTT containing:
- a CDS encoding hydroxysqualene dehydroxylase; translated protein: MIEASQHQKVVVVGAGWAGLGATYHLAKQGYDVTLLEAGSYPGGLVAGWRTSGGRSVEAGIHGFWYPYRNIFALINELEINPFTSWTRSSQYSPAGLEVESPIFQDLPRLPTPLGTFLYTHFQRLPLIARLSALPLLYAVIDFDNSDAAWRRYDFVTARELFKDFGVSARLYSEAFEPMLLVGLFAPGEQCSAAATLGMLYFFILAHQPDFDVVWCRGTVGEKIFRPWVERIEKAGGKLLANKRVTDLIIDSNNRATGVVCGDEVFDADAVIFAVGITGMKKIVSNSHSLQSREEFRNLSNLGAIDVLATRLWFDRKINIPRPSNACFGFDATTGWTFFDLNALHDEYQHESGTVVEVDFYHANQFLALEDKEIVTIVQRYLATCIPEFREAKVVDSSVIRLPQAVTHFAPGSYRYMLPAKTSFKNVFMSGDWIINRHGSWSQEKAYVTGLEAANQVISYLGEGMPAKILPVEADEPHIQLARTINRTVSYVSKSVLPDFWLP
- a CDS encoding GTPase family protein, which translates into the protein MVRLKLWQWIVLAIPIAFIITFLLVAAGLQIHEWGLNWIWGVFILLFVGWRWLLVKWTQPVVTQVETVMAEVSKELESAAGETTPREVTDVTKQAEAVLQEILEASRSDRPIWEDWQTFWLRCQDLVVAVAQIYHPEVKYPLLNIYVPQAYALIRGTVNDLDLWMQKLSPALNQVTVGQAYEAYEIYQRLEPSARKFMRAWNLAQWLLNPVAAVANLASQRYSNQANQQLLVNLSQLLREAALRNLCRQAIALYAGMTLPVAESAVTTPKLPETKTQTLREILTQAQPAAAVEQKPINILLAGRTGAGKSSLINTVFQADLAAVDVLPSTDQIQSYYWQTPDEETLTLWDTPGYEQVNRADLRELVLDYATNADLLLLVTPALDPALQMDVDFLQDMQAEVADLPVITVVTQVDRLRPMREWEPPYDWEWGDRPKEIAIREATNFRAQLLGDLSSLVLPVVTGDVKTGRVAWNMDALSLALIDAIAPAKQLRLARFLRNLEARTVAAAKIIDHYTFQMATTQGVTALLKSPVLQFISTLSTGSPTLANLLAEKIPAEQLPIVIGKLQMAYELFSLLNTDGSLNFDLLSLWPLLLENPAASDRNAWAFGHALVEYWTKNLTVEQLRERFNYYLRQ